The following coding sequences are from one Leptolyngbya sp. NIES-3755 window:
- a CDS encoding transcriptional regulator, TetR family (similar to AA sequence:cyanobase_aa:Cyan7425_4348), which translates to MNETNKKLLGRPRSARSHQAILQAALELLGEVGYEAMSIEAIAARAGVGKTTIYRRYASKEELVADAIEQIREEILIPDTGNLRSDLDALIENAARISLTPLGKQAIAMILSSAASNSQFAQIYWTKYLSPRRQAFAIVLERAKARNEISPTLDADLVFDSMSGIMLYALLFPVAESWRDYVRRALGLMLNLDPSTNN; encoded by the coding sequence ATGAATGAGACGAATAAGAAATTGCTGGGTAGACCTCGTAGCGCACGATCGCATCAAGCAATATTGCAAGCAGCGCTAGAACTCTTAGGCGAAGTTGGCTATGAAGCGATGAGCATTGAAGCGATCGCGGCTCGTGCAGGAGTTGGTAAAACCACGATCTATCGGCGGTATGCGTCCAAAGAAGAACTTGTTGCAGACGCGATCGAGCAAATTCGCGAAGAAATCCTCATTCCCGATACTGGAAACTTACGAAGTGATCTAGATGCGTTAATCGAAAATGCGGCTCGAATTAGCTTAACTCCGTTGGGAAAGCAAGCGATCGCGATGATTCTCAGTAGTGCTGCCAGCAATTCTCAATTCGCACAGATTTATTGGACAAAATATCTTTCTCCTCGTCGTCAAGCCTTTGCGATCGTGCTAGAACGGGCAAAAGCAAGAAATGAAATTTCTCCGACCTTGGATGCTGATTTAGTGTTCGATTCGATGAGCGGAATCATGTTGTATGCGCTGCTGTTCCCGGTCGCGGAATCCTGGAGAGATTATGTTCGTCGCGCTCTAGGGCTGATGTTGAATTTAGATCCCTCTACAAACAATTAA
- a CDS encoding glutaredoxin domain protein region (similar to AA sequence:cyanobase_aa:LBDG_50380), translating to MTQQRNVFMLTNREGQRVPNVTFRTRENNEWVSITTHELFSGKTVIVFSLPGAFTPTCSSTHVPGYNELAKVFKANGVDDIICISVNDAFVMNEWCKDQQADNVRMIPDGNGEFTDEMGMLVDKTDLGFGKRSWRYSMLVKDGTIEKMFIEPDEPGDPFKVSDADTMLKYINETAEKPKAISLFTKIGCPFCARAKQMLSEHELDYEELVLGRDASPRTLRAVTGATTVPQVFVDGTLIGGSEALAAYLGEAA from the coding sequence ATGACTCAGCAGAGAAACGTGTTTATGTTAACCAATCGAGAAGGACAAAGAGTTCCAAACGTTACGTTTCGCACTCGCGAAAACAATGAGTGGGTCAGCATCACCACACACGAATTATTTTCAGGGAAAACAGTGATCGTGTTCTCGCTGCCGGGAGCATTCACGCCAACCTGTTCATCAACGCACGTTCCAGGGTACAACGAACTCGCAAAAGTGTTCAAAGCAAATGGTGTGGATGACATTATCTGCATCTCTGTAAATGATGCGTTTGTCATGAACGAATGGTGCAAAGATCAACAAGCCGACAACGTTCGGATGATTCCTGACGGAAATGGGGAATTCACCGACGAGATGGGAATGTTGGTCGATAAAACCGATCTTGGATTTGGAAAGCGATCGTGGCGCTATTCGATGCTGGTGAAAGATGGCACGATCGAGAAAATGTTTATCGAACCGGATGAGCCAGGTGATCCATTCAAAGTGTCGGATGCCGATACGATGTTGAAATACATCAACGAAACCGCAGAGAAGCCGAAAGCCATTTCATTGTTCACGAAAATTGGATGTCCGTTCTGTGCAAGAGCAAAACAGATGTTGAGTGAGCATGAACTTGACTATGAGGAACTTGTTTTGGGTCGGGATGCAAGTCCTCGTACCTTACGAGCGGTAACGGGAGCGACGACAGTTCCTCAAGTATTCGTGGATGGAACGCTGATTGGTGGTTCTGAAGCCCTAGCAGCGTATTTGGGAGAAGCGGCTTAG
- a CDS encoding unknown protein (similar to AA sequence:cyanobase_aa:asl7669) translates to MTPEDQQALNAHVQAIAKILYNDADKSQITNLAEIEAMVRTQVQQHVTPGLGSFLSQQLPPQLKATRDG, encoded by the coding sequence ATGACTCCTGAAGACCAACAAGCGCTGAATGCCCATGTTCAAGCGATTGCAAAAATCTTGTACAACGATGCTGACAAAAGCCAGATAACGAATTTGGCAGAAATCGAAGCGATGGTGCGAACTCAAGTGCAACAGCACGTCACACCAGGATTAGGGAGTTTTTTATCACAGCAGTTACCGCCACAACTGAAGGCTACCCGCGACGGTTGA
- a CDS encoding CheA-like two-component hybrid sensor and regulator (similar to AA sequence:cyanobase_aa:cce_4190), which yields MLDLDAAIRDQAYEFFVQEAQEFLHLLEAGILDLRESRDIPKVHTLMRAAHSIKGGAAGVGLDSIQAIAHRLENVFRALYHQEVELDLSLEDLLLQAYDALRSPLMQEIETGKHDADSAVAIANPIFEKLETRLGDALRGEYKLPTAAELGIDVVHEIFTGDVTHALARLDRVLASPDTEQVAGEIRAQAEVFFGVGQLVNLPGFVAIARATLDALIQQPQNFLLIGHIALADFRAAQTAILAGDRVQGGMPSPALLGFSQEAIAELPESTESAVSMNASDLEAIFGDAQQKDSSSPQDDLSEQVFEDLEAELSEYTLEESPVDLEGLETLFSEETPADYSDIDDAFAEISALAEELKASEKSKPELPLHKDETESIVKPEETAIDFSSYVQKPQVEPKPRTATTPQAPYISGTIKIDLHRLEKINNLIGELVTEESSAVLQNQQLQNIIAAVTRRLTHVEQVAKDLQDWTDYNQRSTVQWQAFAQSGFHHTAQNSAFSAQFDPLQMDSYNRLHLMAQELIEETAQLGEAIRDVTLISQQGHQLQRQKQRTLKQVRNQLLRARMFPIGDILQRFPRMIRDLSAKYDKQVSFKISGTSTLVDKSVLERLFDPLVHLVRNAFDHGIELPEARRAAGKPAEATIEVRAYHRGNQTYLEVCDDGGGINVDRVRAKAIAQKLISEETAAILPKERLYEFLFSPGFSTAAEVSELSGRGVGLDAVMAQIRSLKGSISITSEVGKGTSFILRFPLTLTIAELLVFSIDSHQMAIPVDSLIAIVAARLEEFEQDDDQVVYRWQNQAVPVYSKDSLSQHYPLMRRNRVSRSGIPMPQDGTIPLLLIAGETEMVALPIDQILQQQELVIKPFGSLILPPPYLYGCTILGDGSLVPVMDGQALVQHHREGYETAWSWEEIEPLSTPEIGERVTETILVVDDSMTARQALAATLKKAGYEVIHAQNGKEALLQVQQRNTEIRAIFCDVEMPKMNGFEFLSQYRRELGEAALPVIMLTSRNSQKHRQVASALGAAAYLTKPYQETVLISALKEAMSQSVEVVAVS from the coding sequence ATGCTCGATCTGGATGCTGCAATTCGTGACCAAGCGTATGAGTTCTTTGTGCAAGAAGCACAGGAGTTTTTGCATCTCTTAGAAGCAGGAATCCTGGACTTGCGCGAGTCACGTGATATTCCCAAGGTTCACACGTTGATGAGAGCGGCACACTCGATTAAAGGAGGAGCCGCTGGAGTAGGACTGGATAGTATCCAAGCGATCGCACATCGATTAGAGAATGTATTTCGAGCGCTCTATCATCAGGAAGTCGAACTAGATCTAAGTTTGGAAGATCTCTTGTTGCAAGCCTACGATGCACTACGATCACCATTGATGCAGGAGATTGAGACAGGAAAACACGATGCTGATTCGGCAGTTGCGATCGCGAATCCAATCTTTGAGAAATTAGAAACGCGGCTTGGAGATGCCCTCAGAGGTGAATATAAACTGCCAACTGCGGCTGAATTGGGAATTGATGTTGTTCATGAGATCTTTACTGGAGATGTCACTCATGCACTAGCGCGACTCGATCGGGTTTTAGCAAGTCCTGATACAGAGCAGGTTGCAGGAGAAATTCGCGCTCAAGCTGAAGTATTTTTTGGGGTTGGACAGCTTGTTAACTTGCCAGGATTTGTCGCGATCGCAAGAGCGACTTTAGATGCCCTGATTCAACAGCCACAGAATTTTCTGCTGATTGGACATATTGCACTTGCAGATTTTCGGGCGGCGCAGACTGCAATTTTAGCGGGCGATCGAGTGCAGGGCGGAATGCCTAGTCCAGCGCTATTAGGGTTTTCTCAAGAAGCGATCGCGGAACTGCCTGAATCAACTGAATCAGCAGTGAGCATGAACGCCTCGGATTTAGAAGCAATCTTTGGGGATGCTCAGCAAAAGGACAGTTCTTCTCCACAGGACGACTTATCTGAGCAGGTTTTTGAAGACTTAGAGGCAGAATTATCAGAATATACGCTCGAAGAATCTCCAGTTGATTTAGAAGGATTAGAGACGCTATTTTCTGAGGAAACACCAGCAGATTATTCAGACATTGATGATGCTTTTGCTGAGATCTCTGCACTTGCGGAAGAACTAAAAGCTTCTGAGAAGAGTAAGCCTGAGTTACCGTTGCATAAGGATGAAACGGAATCGATCGTTAAGCCTGAAGAAACAGCGATCGATTTCTCGTCGTATGTTCAAAAACCTCAGGTAGAACCGAAGCCTAGAACTGCAACGACTCCACAAGCACCTTATATTTCGGGCACAATCAAAATTGATCTACATCGGCTCGAAAAGATTAATAACTTAATCGGCGAATTGGTCACAGAAGAAAGTAGTGCTGTGCTGCAAAATCAGCAACTTCAGAACATTATTGCAGCGGTAACAAGACGATTGACTCATGTAGAACAAGTGGCGAAAGATCTACAAGATTGGACAGATTATAATCAGCGTTCTACAGTGCAGTGGCAAGCTTTTGCTCAATCTGGGTTTCATCACACTGCTCAAAATAGTGCTTTCAGTGCTCAATTTGATCCCTTGCAAATGGATTCGTACAATCGATTGCACTTAATGGCGCAGGAGTTGATCGAAGAGACTGCACAACTTGGAGAAGCGATTCGTGATGTTACACTGATTTCCCAGCAGGGACACCAGTTACAGCGGCAAAAGCAGCGGACATTGAAACAGGTTCGGAATCAGCTATTACGCGCTCGGATGTTCCCGATCGGGGATATTTTGCAGCGATTCCCTCGGATGATTCGGGATTTATCAGCCAAGTATGACAAGCAAGTGAGCTTTAAGATTAGCGGAACTTCGACGCTGGTGGATAAATCAGTGCTGGAACGGTTGTTTGATCCGTTGGTTCATCTCGTGCGAAATGCGTTTGATCATGGCATTGAATTGCCAGAGGCGCGACGAGCGGCGGGTAAACCTGCTGAAGCAACGATCGAGGTTCGAGCGTATCATCGAGGCAATCAAACGTACCTTGAAGTTTGCGACGATGGGGGCGGGATCAATGTTGATCGAGTTCGAGCAAAAGCGATCGCACAAAAGCTGATTTCTGAAGAGACAGCCGCAATCTTGCCTAAAGAGCGATTGTATGAGTTTCTGTTTAGTCCAGGCTTTTCGACAGCGGCAGAGGTGAGTGAACTTTCTGGGCGCGGTGTCGGATTGGATGCAGTGATGGCGCAGATTCGTAGCTTGAAAGGCTCGATTAGTATCACATCAGAAGTTGGGAAAGGAACGAGTTTTATCTTGCGGTTCCCGTTGACTTTGACGATCGCAGAATTGCTCGTGTTTAGCATCGATTCGCATCAGATGGCGATTCCAGTGGATAGTTTAATTGCGATCGTTGCTGCCCGACTAGAAGAGTTTGAGCAAGATGATGATCAAGTTGTCTACCGCTGGCAAAATCAGGCAGTTCCGGTGTACTCGAAGGATTCACTCTCGCAGCACTATCCATTGATGAGACGCAATCGAGTGAGTCGATCGGGAATTCCAATGCCGCAGGATGGAACGATTCCTTTGCTGTTGATTGCGGGCGAAACGGAAATGGTCGCGCTTCCGATCGATCAGATCCTGCAACAGCAAGAATTAGTGATTAAACCGTTTGGATCATTGATTTTGCCGCCGCCTTACTTGTACGGGTGTACGATTTTGGGAGATGGATCGCTGGTTCCGGTGATGGATGGACAGGCGTTAGTTCAACACCATCGGGAAGGGTATGAAACTGCTTGGAGTTGGGAAGAGATAGAACCGCTTTCAACGCCTGAGATCGGAGAAAGAGTGACTGAGACGATTTTAGTGGTGGATGATTCGATGACGGCTCGACAAGCACTGGCAGCCACGTTAAAGAAAGCAGGTTATGAAGTTATTCACGCTCAGAATGGGAAAGAAGCTCTGTTGCAGGTACAGCAGAGAAATACAGAGATTCGAGCAATTTTCTGTGATGTAGAAATGCCCAAAATGAATGGATTTGAGTTTTTGAGTCAGTATCGACGGGAGTTGGGCGAGGCAGCACTTCCGGTGATTATGTTGACTTCTCGCAATAGCCAGAAGCATCGACAGGTGGCGAGTGCATTAGGGGCGGCGGCATATCTGACGAAGCCGTATCAAGAAACCGTTCTGATTAGTGCGCTCAAGGAAGCGATGTCTCAGTCGGTAGAGGTTGTGGCAGTGAGCTAG
- a CDS encoding hypothetical protein (similar to AA sequence:cyanobase_aa:AM1_0572): MSQTSLPRYMDRNSTQTLREGLEEYYAINPHVTPPETQPPDFGKILLAHDVGHVIYGCDTGMYDELKILPLFWWTSECTFRTYLKMKNSPAVDVMYADLIKEKGELWLYGIVLRTIPILMPELISIWFRTRNRQKLVPFLEFEPLLDRTLLDIRQEFDLLQFIR, encoded by the coding sequence ATGAGTCAAACATCGCTCCCCCGCTACATGGATAGAAATAGTACTCAAACGCTTCGAGAAGGGCTAGAAGAATACTATGCGATCAATCCGCACGTTACGCCACCAGAAACTCAACCGCCTGACTTTGGCAAGATTCTACTGGCTCATGATGTTGGGCACGTGATCTATGGCTGTGATACCGGAATGTACGATGAGCTTAAAATTTTGCCGCTGTTTTGGTGGACGAGCGAGTGCACGTTTCGGACGTATTTAAAGATGAAAAATTCGCCTGCGGTTGATGTAATGTATGCGGATTTGATTAAAGAAAAAGGCGAATTGTGGCTCTATGGAATCGTGTTACGAACAATTCCTATATTGATGCCAGAACTGATTTCAATTTGGTTCAGAACTCGTAACCGTCAAAAGCTCGTCCCATTTTTGGAATTTGAGCCATTACTCGATCGAACTCTTCTCGACATTCGCCAAGAATTCGACCTGTTGCAGTTTATTCGTTAA
- a CDS encoding hypothetical protein (similar to AA sequence:cyanobase_aa:Cyan7425_5027), giving the protein MSPYLEACCLRASATVSYARAERDIAVYTGMRVSAKTQQRLVQRQPWEELEPEAPEPILEISIDGGNVKLTSGTQDEPDWRQYKAVRINGKGESRAWFQDNEALVATVSARPMAEVVVCLGDGHDGIWNLHQQIVALSEQRIEILDWYHLKENLFKLSSDEIDREQIEAQLWKGDVSAALAQLAACPSDEAERFCNYLLKHQHRIVNYDYYAAEELCSIGSGAVESLVKQIDQRLQIVGGRWKAEHIPKVLAQRCAYLNEQLNPTTSILSRR; this is encoded by the coding sequence ATGAGTCCTTACTTGGAAGCGTGCTGTTTGAGAGCGAGTGCAACGGTTTCCTATGCCCGCGCAGAACGAGACATCGCGGTGTATACAGGAATGCGCGTCAGCGCCAAAACGCAACAACGATTAGTCCAGCGACAACCGTGGGAAGAACTTGAACCCGAAGCGCCAGAGCCGATTCTGGAAATCAGTATTGATGGCGGCAATGTGAAGTTAACCAGTGGCACTCAAGACGAACCGGACTGGCGACAGTACAAAGCCGTTCGCATCAATGGCAAGGGAGAAAGTCGAGCTTGGTTTCAGGACAATGAGGCATTGGTCGCAACAGTGAGCGCGCGTCCGATGGCAGAGGTCGTTGTCTGTCTGGGCGATGGACACGACGGCATCTGGAACTTGCATCAGCAGATCGTCGCGTTGAGCGAGCAACGGATTGAGATTCTCGATTGGTATCATCTCAAGGAGAACTTGTTCAAGTTATCGAGCGACGAAATCGACCGAGAACAGATAGAAGCTCAGTTATGGAAAGGAGATGTGAGCGCTGCTCTAGCCCAATTAGCGGCGTGTCCCTCCGATGAGGCAGAGCGGTTTTGCAACTATCTGCTGAAGCATCAACATCGGATTGTGAACTACGACTACTACGCGGCTGAGGAGCTATGTTCGATTGGGTCAGGAGCCGTGGAATCGTTGGTCAAACAAATTGATCAACGGTTGCAGATTGTTGGAGGTCGGTGGAAAGCGGAGCATATTCCGAAAGTGCTGGCACAACGCTGTGCTTATCTCAATGAGCAACTGAATCCCACGACATCTATTCTCTCAAGAAGGTGA
- a CDS encoding methyl-accepting chemotaxis sensory transducer with GAF sensor (similar to AA sequence:cyanobase_aa:PCC7424_2782), giving the protein MAESVAAGWRKTLGEVVTDPFREGLIERYRNGRVRAMNDIYAEGLTDCHKDILEGFQIRASIVAPILQNGELIGLLCAHQCSGAREWEPEDIDLFTQLAIQLGFALDQAGLLEYTEKARQEARQEADAKAEEQRQQREFLQRRALELLTEVEPVCKGDLTIRAKVTPDEVGTIADSYNTIITSLRQIVEQVQTASKSVAETASGNESAIGALSGEAKHQMSAVSEALGQIQAMVESIQGVSQRAKQAETSVQIAAQTLQAGDEAMNRTVSGISAIRETVAETAKKVKRLGEASQKISRVVSLINGFAAQTNLLALNASIEAARAGEEGEGFAVVAEEVRTLAQQSATATEEIEQLVEEIQKQTGDVVAAMEAGTDQVVTGTQLVEESRRQLSQISQVSTEINQLVREISQAATVQTQTSVTVSQTMEQVAAIAEDTSKKSETVAESFNHLLQVAQELQVSVAQFKVK; this is encoded by the coding sequence GTGGCGGAATCGGTCGCAGCAGGTTGGCGTAAGACTTTAGGCGAAGTGGTTACTGATCCATTCCGGGAGGGCTTGATTGAGCGATATCGGAATGGTCGAGTCCGGGCGATGAATGACATCTACGCAGAAGGACTAACCGACTGTCACAAAGATATTTTGGAAGGCTTCCAGATTCGGGCAAGTATTGTCGCACCGATTCTACAAAACGGAGAATTGATCGGATTGCTCTGTGCTCATCAATGTTCTGGAGCGCGAGAATGGGAACCTGAAGACATTGATTTGTTTACGCAACTTGCCATTCAACTAGGGTTTGCACTGGATCAGGCAGGGTTGCTGGAGTACACAGAGAAAGCGCGTCAGGAAGCCCGTCAAGAAGCGGATGCAAAGGCAGAAGAACAACGTCAACAGCGTGAATTTTTACAACGGCGGGCATTGGAGCTTTTGACTGAAGTTGAGCCTGTTTGTAAAGGAGATTTGACAATTCGGGCAAAAGTTACACCCGATGAAGTTGGAACGATCGCCGATTCGTATAACACAATCATCACATCGCTCAGACAAATCGTAGAACAAGTCCAAACAGCATCGAAATCTGTGGCAGAAACGGCTTCAGGAAATGAATCTGCGATCGGTGCTTTATCTGGAGAAGCGAAACACCAGATGTCGGCTGTGAGTGAGGCACTTGGACAGATTCAAGCAATGGTTGAGTCGATTCAAGGTGTATCTCAACGGGCGAAACAAGCAGAAACAAGTGTTCAAATTGCGGCTCAAACGCTTCAAGCGGGAGACGAAGCAATGAATCGCACTGTTTCTGGAATTTCTGCAATTCGGGAAACGGTGGCAGAAACCGCTAAGAAAGTGAAGCGACTTGGAGAAGCTTCGCAGAAAATTTCGCGGGTAGTCAGTCTGATTAATGGCTTTGCAGCACAGACGAATTTGCTGGCTCTGAATGCGTCGATCGAGGCTGCAAGAGCGGGTGAAGAAGGGGAAGGTTTTGCTGTGGTCGCAGAAGAAGTTCGCACACTCGCACAACAATCCGCGACTGCAACTGAGGAAATTGAACAACTGGTTGAAGAGATTCAGAAACAAACAGGTGATGTAGTGGCTGCAATGGAAGCGGGAACTGATCAAGTCGTTACGGGAACACAGCTTGTGGAAGAATCTCGTCGCCAACTGAGTCAGATTAGCCAGGTGAGTACAGAAATCAATCAATTAGTTCGAGAGATTTCTCAAGCTGCGACTGTGCAAACTCAAACCTCCGTTACAGTGAGTCAGACAATGGAACAAGTGGCTGCGATCGCAGAAGACACTTCCAAGAAGTCCGAGACTGTGGCGGAATCCTTCAATCATTTGCTACAGGTCGCGCAAGAACTTCAAGTTAGCGTGGCTCAATTCAAGGTGAAATAG